Proteins encoded by one window of Arachis hypogaea cultivar Tifrunner chromosome 1, arahy.Tifrunner.gnm2.J5K5, whole genome shotgun sequence:
- the LOC112699734 gene encoding uncharacterized protein — MVETSTASPMAEADITAMKETLRAQQILLQQLHAELDQEREASATAASEAMDMILRLQGEKAAVKMEASHYKRMAEEKIGHAEETLEVFEELMYQKEMETTALEFQVLAYKQKLLALGVDINLSELEFPDDLLLNRSEQNGEDDQSSSMRRLQSLPPIAFKNTFRAARKRDRSPSPTPFNIPVPKSAETNDQEDYPNGSLDSYWNQIKKLDEKVKEISDCKESGVEICPRPRIRRGRSCSLLSQLGSPATSDQTDKVISSRASRHGSTNDRESVASVSTLVNVHDVFEVPQASEKKVLEADSRLTKPDSLSDEIVESNVRPDIDKRKSKIIPQKPISKDMKTIIRQKKEEMDAESNASRAEIQRLHQRIERLERERMNPRPHEGDKEEHLRLLKEIYHRITLIMSEIKSIKTETPPPKNVPLDPLQEAMLYFWI, encoded by the exons ATGGTTGAGACTAGCACGGCGTCTCCCATGGCGGAGGCTGATATAACAGCAATGAAGGAAACACTCCGAGCCCAACAAATTCTTCTGCAGCAGCTACATGCAGAGTTGGATCAGGAAAGAGAAGCCTCTGCTACTGCAGCCAGCGAAGCTATGGACATGATACTTCGTCTGCAAGGCGAAAAGGCTGCCGTGAAGATGGAGGCAAGTCACTACAAGAGAATGGCAGAGGAGAAGATAGGTCATGCTGAGGAAACTCTTGAAGTCTTTGAAGAGCTTATGTATCAGAAGGAGATGGAAACCACTGCTCTTGAGTTCCAAGTCTTGGCTTACAAACAGAAGCTTCTGGCATTGGGAGTAGATATCAATCTCAGTGAGCTTGAATTCCCTGATGATCTTCTTCTTAATAGAAGTGAACAAAATGGAGAAGATGATCAAAGTAGCTCTATGAGAAGGTTGCAATCATTGCCCCCTATTGCTTTTAAGAATACATTTAGAGCTGCAAGAAAGAGGGACAGATCTCCTAGTCCTACTCCATTTAATATTCCGGTTCCTAAATCGGCTGAGACCAATGATCAGGAAGACTATCCTAATGGATCACTTGATTCATATTGGAACCAAATCAAAAAGTTAGATGAAAAAGTTAAAGAGATTTCAGATTGCAAAGAATCTGGAGTTGAAATATGTCCAAGACCAAGGATTAGAAGAGGGAGATCATGTTCATTGTTATCACAATTAGGCAGTCCAGCAACCTCTGATCAAACAGATAAAGTAATCTCAAGTAGAGCGAGTCGTCATGGAAGTACAAACGATAGAGAATCGGTTGCAAGTGTCTCTACCTTGGTTAATGTTCATGATGTATTTGAAGTGCCACAAGCTAGTGAGAAAAAGGTTTTAGAAGCAGATAGCAGATTAACAAAACCAGATTCTTTGTCTGATGAAATTGTAGAATCAAATGTTAGACCTGATATAGACAAGAGAAAGAGCAAGATTATTCCACAAAAGCCTATTTCCAAAGATATGAAGACCATCATTCGGCAGAAAAAGGAAGAGATGGATGCTGAAAGCAATGCGTCTCGAGCTGAGATTCAAAGGTTGCATCAGAGAATCGAACGGCTCGAGAGGGAAAGAATGAATCCAAGGCCACATGAAGGGGATAAAGAAGAACATTTGAGGTTGTTGAAGGAGATATACCATCGAATCACTTTGATTATGTCCGAGATAAAGTCTATCAAAACTGAAACTCCTCCACCTAAGAATGTGCCACTGGATCCTCTTCAAGAG GCAATGTTATACTTTTGGATTTGA
- the LOC112699760 gene encoding uncharacterized protein: MGNSSSMLTQYDIEEVQKYCEDTFTQQEIVSLYSRFCQLDRKNCGFIPSDEFLSIPEFSLNPLSHSLLNMLDGLNFKEFVAFLSVFSPRATMQHKIEFIFKVYDTDCNGKVTFRDILRVLKDMTGQFMPEKQMEEILTQVLEEAGYQKDSVLVLSDFMKILGDSDLKMEVDFHVD; the protein is encoded by the exons ATGGGAAACTCTTCCTCCATGCTAACGCAGTACGACATCGAAGAGGTCCAGAAATATTGCGAAGACACTT TCACGCAGCAGGAGATCGTATCTCTGTACAGTAGGTTTTGCCAGCTGGATCGTAAGAACTGCGGCTTCATTCCCTCCGATGAATTTCTCAGCATTCCCGAATTCTCGCTCAACCCTCTCTCTCACTCTTTGCTCAACATGTTGGATGGTTTGAACTTCAAGGAATTTGTTGCATTCTTATCCGTCTTTAGTCCTCGTGCTACTATGCAACACAAAATTGAAT ttattttcaagGTGTATGATACTGATTGCAATGGCAAAGTAACTTTCCGTGACATTTTAAGGGTTCTGAAGGATATGACTGGACAATTTATGCCTGAAAAACAGATGGAG GAGATTCTTACACAGGTCCTTGAGGAAGCAGGCTATCAAAAAGATTCTGTTTTGGTCTTATCTGACTTCATGAAG ATTCTTGGCGATTCGGACCTGAAGATGGAAGTTGATTTTCATGTTGATTAG